In a single window of the Acidobacteriota bacterium genome:
- a CDS encoding right-handed parallel beta-helix repeat-containing protein: MTSISNRIVSLFVLAVFVFCAAFTASAQVINFEPPTYSVGNINGQDGWMKTGPYDAAVAPSSVVGFGTQSLRMSNAITSGSFGDQTFAPAIPNGSGETSSTNGVFPIGVKQNRFSVQFSIASVIPGSQQAGLNMTVSPDRGDGSRMSFLRFEDQADGIHVIFFDYQDVAPFGVSTPDPNGCGTGDNFVGSNIATLNRTLAHTIKLVIDFVDGPRNDVVRVYVNGVLAHTGTSWEDYYRYCTESSPENSPRTVRTTLFRSSGTAAPAHSGNGFFFDNIQMGHATTVVDDDGMASSTDCDAADPTYSSIQDAVTAASAGDTIKVCQGTYVEQIAVPSGKNNLNIVGANAGIQGNGVRGPESIVQGNGVSSSPFAGVFTIRGDNTTIDGFRVEVITPPVLSNARNGIRIFSDNSVAQNNVVVNTSATATGPSYGVAIQGTSALDPADGNQVLSNLVRDFTNSSGHGMNIGGPPTNPTTNTLIENNEVTNNRNGVYVDRADGTIVRGNLIVNNLRSGIVDFQNAVMTTLVEGNTFDGNNVIDGGGAALNLFGSSTTVIGNRITNNAGIAVWRRPNGVFSGVSTVNYNRIVGNGTGINNTLPDAMDAENNWWGCNYGPGATGAGCSGTTNGVTGAVDADPWLTLTTSAAPSFVTVGGNATVTSPLTINSNNVDTSGGGNIPDGTPASFGATLGTVLPTSSTTSSGVTSTVFTAGMTEGVGSASTTVDGQTTTVNIPIYNATCAQVSMPTDTTLTGVPITVPIETDLMTGRDAISADFTITYDPAVLTLPGGPDFGVTLGPVGAGRVLTVNQPFLGTLIISVFGPEPFTGNGALVNLNFTNVPGLPFDVSPMNFSSFMYNEGTPCSTTTNGSVTVIGGTITGNVTYGNALVGPAPPRYINNVTISGAGAPPVFTTTDTNGNYSLSGFGPGSYTRSASKTGGIPSGSISAYDSSLIAQHVVMLITLSANQQIVADVSGAGGITSFDAALIARYTVLLPDFGNTGNWIFSPTSYGPSTVYTNLTEDYVGLLMGDVSGNWNQLASEPGGLWDPQGARNDEARRAMVKAPVITANPDSTFEVPVTIRGAVGRGVVAYNFELSYDPNVVRPLENPVTVDDTVSGGLTVVSNAEGGVLRVAAFGVAPIDQDGVLIKVRFRAVGTPGSSTHLSWDKVFLNEDMNGATGVDGSTRIKSPHADEVETELSGRVMTATGERIAKAAVTITDLSGNSIVVYTDRSGVFTIPNVEYGQTYNVTVANTRYTFLPITISISDRAIGLDIVAEQ, encoded by the coding sequence ATGACATCGATTTCTAACAGAATTGTTAGTTTATTTGTACTGGCAGTTTTTGTGTTTTGTGCCGCTTTTACCGCGTCGGCTCAGGTGATCAATTTTGAACCGCCGACATATTCGGTGGGAAATATCAACGGCCAAGATGGCTGGATGAAAACAGGGCCATATGACGCGGCTGTCGCTCCGTCGTCTGTAGTTGGTTTTGGGACCCAGAGCCTTAGGATGTCGAATGCTATTACATCCGGAAGTTTTGGTGATCAGACATTTGCACCGGCGATACCAAACGGTTCGGGGGAGACCTCGTCAACAAATGGTGTTTTTCCGATCGGCGTAAAACAGAACCGGTTCTCGGTTCAATTCAGTATTGCGTCAGTTATACCCGGATCTCAGCAAGCCGGGCTAAATATGACGGTTTCGCCGGACCGAGGAGACGGCTCGCGAATGAGTTTTCTCAGATTCGAGGATCAGGCCGACGGCATACATGTCATCTTTTTTGATTATCAGGACGTGGCTCCATTTGGCGTGAGTACGCCCGATCCCAATGGCTGTGGAACCGGGGATAATTTTGTTGGCTCGAATATTGCCACACTAAATAGGACACTCGCTCACACGATCAAGTTAGTGATCGATTTTGTCGATGGCCCTCGAAATGATGTCGTTAGAGTTTATGTCAATGGTGTTCTTGCTCATACAGGCACGAGTTGGGAAGACTATTACCGCTATTGCACAGAGTCATCACCGGAAAACAGCCCGAGAACGGTCAGAACAACGCTGTTTCGTTCCAGCGGCACTGCAGCTCCGGCTCATTCCGGGAACGGATTCTTTTTTGACAATATCCAGATGGGCCACGCCACGACTGTGGTAGATGACGATGGTATGGCGAGCTCTACAGACTGCGATGCTGCCGATCCAACATACTCATCGATCCAAGATGCCGTTACAGCGGCTTCTGCGGGCGACACGATCAAGGTCTGCCAGGGAACGTATGTCGAACAGATCGCAGTGCCCTCAGGCAAAAACAACCTGAATATAGTTGGTGCGAATGCGGGAATTCAAGGAAATGGCGTTCGCGGGCCTGAGTCGATCGTACAGGGCAACGGTGTTTCTAGCTCGCCATTCGCCGGTGTTTTCACGATCAGAGGCGACAATACGACCATAGACGGCTTCAGGGTTGAGGTGATCACGCCGCCTGTGTTGTCTAACGCACGAAACGGAATACGGATCTTCAGCGACAACTCCGTCGCTCAAAACAACGTTGTTGTTAATACATCAGCAACAGCAACTGGACCGTCCTATGGGGTCGCTATTCAAGGCACATCTGCTCTGGACCCTGCTGACGGTAATCAGGTACTAAGTAATCTCGTAAGAGATTTTACAAATTCCTCTGGTCACGGTATGAATATCGGCGGGCCTCCAACCAATCCAACTACCAATACCCTGATTGAGAACAATGAGGTTACAAATAATCGAAACGGTGTTTATGTTGACAGAGCCGACGGGACGATAGTACGAGGCAATCTGATCGTGAACAATTTGAGATCGGGAATAGTCGATTTTCAAAATGCCGTAATGACCACTTTGGTTGAGGGAAATACATTTGACGGCAACAACGTTATTGATGGCGGTGGAGCGGCCCTAAACCTATTCGGCAGCAGCACAACCGTAATTGGAAATCGGATAACAAACAACGCGGGTATCGCGGTGTGGCGCAGGCCGAATGGTGTATTTAGCGGTGTCTCGACAGTAAATTACAACCGCATAGTTGGAAACGGCACCGGAATTAACAATACCTTACCGGATGCGATGGATGCCGAAAACAACTGGTGGGGATGTAACTACGGCCCGGGAGCGACGGGAGCCGGCTGCTCAGGCACGACCAACGGTGTGACCGGTGCTGTTGATGCGGATCCGTGGCTGACGCTGACAACATCGGCGGCGCCGAGTTTTGTTACAGTTGGCGGAAACGCGACGGTAACGTCACCATTGACGATCAATTCGAACAACGTTGACACCTCGGGCGGCGGAAACATTCCTGACGGCACGCCTGCATCGTTCGGTGCAACGCTCGGAACCGTTCTTCCCACAAGCAGCACTACGTCGAGCGGCGTTACCTCGACGGTATTCACTGCCGGTATGACCGAAGGCGTTGGAAGTGCATCGACGACCGTCGATGGGCAGACAACGACCGTCAATATCCCGATCTACAATGCAACGTGTGCTCAGGTATCAATGCCTACCGATACCACGTTAACGGGCGTACCGATCACCGTTCCGATCGAAACCGATCTAATGACGGGACGCGACGCCATTTCGGCTGACTTTACGATCACGTATGATCCCGCGGTGCTTACGCTGCCCGGCGGGCCCGACTTCGGTGTGACCCTCGGGCCGGTAGGTGCCGGACGCGTACTGACGGTCAATCAGCCTTTTCTTGGCACGCTGATCATCTCAGTATTCGGCCCGGAGCCATTTACGGGCAACGGAGCCTTGGTCAATCTGAACTTCACCAATGTTCCGGGCCTGCCGTTCGACGTCAGTCCGATGAACTTCTCATCGTTCATGTACAACGAAGGCACACCGTGTAGCACCACCACCAACGGCAGCGTAACGGTCATCGGCGGTACCATCACGGGCAATGTCACATACGGCAACGCACTCGTCGGTCCCGCACCGCCGCGTTATATCAATAACGTGACCATCAGCGGTGCCGGTGCTCCGCCTGTGTTCACCACGACGGACACGAACGGCAACTACTCGCTGAGCGGCTTCGGCCCGGGCAGCTATACGCGTTCTGCATCGAAGACCGGCGGTATCCCGTCAGGCTCGATCAGTGCGTATGACTCATCGCTGATAGCACAGCATGTGGTTATGCTGATCACATTGTCGGCAAATCAGCAGATCGTAGCTGACGTCAGCGGAGCCGGCGGCATAACGTCGTTCGACGCCGCGTTGATCGCTCGTTATACGGTGCTGCTTCCTGATTTCGGTAATACCGGAAACTGGATATTCTCACCGACAAGCTACGGCCCGTCCACGGTGTATACCAACCTGACCGAGGACTACGTCGGGCTGCTCATGGGTGACGTTTCAGGCAATTGGAACCAACTCGCGTCAGAGCCGGGCGGCCTGTGGGACCCGCAGGGAGCACGAAATGACGAAGCCAGACGAGCAATGGTCAAGGCACCCGTGATCACGGCGAATCCGGACTCGACGTTCGAGGTTCCGGTGACGATCCGAGGTGCTGTGGGCAGAGGCGTGGTTGCTTACAACTTCGAGTTGTCCTACGACCCGAATGTCGTTCGTCCGCTGGAGAACCCTGTAACCGTGGATGACACCGTCTCGGGCGGCCTCACGGTCGTGTCGAACGCCGAGGGCGGAGTTCTCCGCGTGGCAGCGTTCGGTGTGGCACCTATCGATCAGGACGGCGTTCTCATCAAGGTGCGTTTCCGTGCAGTAGGCACACCGGGCTCCTCGACACACCTCAGTTGGGACAAGGTGTTCCTGAACGAGGACATGAACGGAGCGACGGGTGTTGACGGCAGCACTCGGATCAAATCGCCGCACGCCGACGAGGTCGAGACGGAGCTTTCGGGCCGAGTGATGACCGCGACGGGCGAGCGCATCGCAAAAGCAGCGGTAACGATAACCGACCTTTCCGGCAACAGCATTGTTGTCTATACGGACAGGTCGGGTGTGTTCACCATCCCGAACGTTGAATACGGCCAGACGTACAACGTGACGGTAGCTAACACCCGTTACACATTCTTGCCGATCACGATCAGCATCAGTGACAGGGCCATCGGCCTTGACATTGTCGCTGAACAATAG
- a CDS encoding carboxypeptidase regulatory-like domain-containing protein, with protein MNRTQRRPGLFYRLATKLYPTRNRGAATSIAAFVVPVLLVAAALIAADRSSVSAQQVPVVVTAPIMTASPATSFDAPVMVSDTTGLNILSYQFVMNYDPTVVTLQNPPVSFAGTLSSGMALFFNPIAPGQLLVSAFTAAPPLTGSGVLFNFKFNAVGPIGSSSPITWVSFQFNEQIPQDLTVDGLITINVAPQIQFSSSSYIDDESQSATIRVVRTGDSSGTASVDLNMSDGTATGGPACTSGVDYINTPVTPLSFGIGETAKTVSVPLCGDLLTDAFETVNLSLTNISGAGIGSPTSAVLTINDTANQFRSTVPIDILLGSPSAPNPSAINVVGGPTVIGSMRVSLYDVSHVFPDNIDVLLVGPTGAKYVLMADTGGPFAITDPPTVTLTFSDIATQTLPDSATLFTDAFKPTSCETPVLNFAAPAPLGPYVEPGCVLARPVEQSMFGAFGLTNPNGTWQLFVRDDAGLPIMMNVNGVIAGGWGLEFLPPTSAGVEISGRVLTSDGRGIRNATVTITRPDGSTRTAVSSTFGYYRFDGIEAGESVVISANSRSFRFKPRVVQVFDSISDLDLVGLE; from the coding sequence ATGAACCGTACTCAGAGACGGCCGGGCTTGTTTTACCGGCTGGCAACAAAGCTATATCCGACCCGAAATCGCGGGGCCGCGACGTCTATCGCGGCTTTCGTCGTTCCCGTGTTACTCGTTGCTGCGGCCTTGATCGCGGCTGACAGGAGTTCTGTAAGCGCACAGCAGGTGCCCGTGGTTGTGACCGCACCGATCATGACCGCATCGCCTGCGACGAGTTTTGACGCACCAGTAATGGTATCGGATACGACCGGGCTTAATATCTTGTCGTATCAGTTCGTCATGAACTATGATCCAACTGTCGTCACCTTGCAGAACCCGCCCGTCAGTTTTGCCGGCACACTGAGCAGCGGCATGGCACTTTTCTTTAATCCAATTGCCCCGGGCCAGCTATTGGTATCTGCATTTACAGCCGCACCTCCGCTAACCGGTTCAGGCGTGCTGTTCAACTTCAAGTTCAACGCGGTGGGGCCTATTGGCAGTTCGTCGCCGATCACTTGGGTATCGTTTCAATTTAACGAGCAGATACCTCAGGATCTGACTGTTGATGGGTTGATCACTATTAACGTTGCTCCCCAGATCCAATTCTCGTCGTCATCGTATATCGACGACGAGTCGCAGTCAGCAACTATAAGGGTCGTTCGAACAGGCGACTCTTCCGGAACGGCGTCGGTTGATCTGAATATGTCGGACGGTACAGCGACGGGTGGGCCGGCTTGTACTTCGGGCGTGGATTATATCAACACGCCCGTTACGCCGCTGAGCTTTGGCATTGGCGAAACTGCAAAAACCGTCTCGGTTCCACTGTGCGGCGACCTGCTGACGGATGCTTTCGAGACGGTCAACCTGTCTTTGACAAACATATCGGGTGCGGGTATCGGATCGCCAACGTCAGCGGTACTCACTATCAACGATACCGCGAATCAGTTTCGCAGTACGGTTCCGATCGACATCCTCCTCGGTTCACCCTCTGCACCGAATCCTTCGGCGATAAACGTCGTCGGCGGTCCGACGGTGATCGGTTCGATGCGTGTAAGTCTGTATGATGTGTCGCATGTCTTCCCTGACAACATCGATGTGCTGCTGGTCGGCCCGACAGGTGCGAAATATGTGCTGATGGCTGATACGGGCGGGCCTTTCGCTATAACCGATCCGCCGACCGTAACGCTGACATTCTCTGATATCGCAACGCAGACACTGCCTGATTCAGCAACGCTTTTCACAGACGCATTCAAGCCGACAAGTTGTGAAACGCCTGTACTCAACTTTGCTGCTCCTGCTCCTCTGGGGCCGTATGTTGAGCCGGGCTGTGTGTTAGCACGTCCTGTCGAACAGTCGATGTTCGGTGCCTTCGGACTGACCAATCCGAACGGCACGTGGCAGCTATTCGTCCGAGATGACGCGGGCCTACCTATTATGATGAATGTCAACGGCGTGATTGCCGGAGGCTGGGGACTAGAGTTCCTGCCGCCAACGTCTGCCGGTGTCGAGATATCGGGACGCGTTCTGACGTCCGACGGCCGCGGCATCAGGAACGCGACGGTTACCATAACGAGGCCGGACGGTTCGACGCGAACTGCAGTCAGCAGTACGTTCGGGTATTACCGATTTGACGGCATAGAGGCGGGCGAGTCCGTGGTCATCTCTGCAAATTCGCGTTCTTTCCGTTTCAAGCCGAGGGTCGTTCAAGTGTTTGACTCAATTTCGGACCTTGATCTGGTCGGTTTGGAATAA
- the asd gene encoding aspartate-semialdehyde dehydrogenase, with amino-acid sequence MSKRYRVGILGATGTVGQRFVQLLEGHPQFEITAMAASDRSAGKPYAEACAWKLPGAMSESVRDLIVRPIEPPLDCDIVFSSLPSSAAREAEEAFARAGYPVISNSSSYRMDEDIPLLMPEINADHLGLIDIQREKRGFGKGFIVTNPNCAVASFAPPLAALHRRFGVEAAIVTTLQAISGAGYPGVASLDITDNVFPYIAGEEPKVETEAQKLIGTFTGIGVQKADFTISAQCFRVNVIDGHTASVRVKLRDVGTLEEVVASMREFRSLRLHSSPANFMEVTDEPTRPQPRLDRDAGRGMTITVGRVFPDNVFDYRFIALSHNTVRGAAGSAILNAELLIDRGVI; translated from the coding sequence ATGAGCAAAAGATACAGGGTCGGCATTTTGGGCGCCACGGGCACGGTGGGACAGCGCTTCGTACAGCTGCTGGAAGGCCACCCGCAATTTGAGATAACGGCGATGGCGGCTTCAGATCGCTCTGCGGGCAAGCCTTACGCAGAGGCATGCGCGTGGAAGCTGCCGGGTGCGATGTCTGAAAGTGTGCGGGATCTGATCGTGCGGCCGATCGAACCGCCGCTCGACTGCGACATCGTATTTTCCAGTTTGCCCTCGTCGGCTGCCCGCGAGGCAGAAGAGGCCTTTGCACGTGCCGGCTATCCGGTCATTTCAAATTCATCCAGCTATCGAATGGATGAGGATATTCCGCTGCTGATGCCGGAAATAAATGCCGATCATCTCGGCCTGATCGACATTCAGCGGGAAAAACGCGGATTCGGCAAAGGATTTATCGTGACGAACCCGAACTGTGCGGTCGCCAGTTTTGCTCCGCCGCTTGCCGCTCTGCACCGGCGTTTCGGCGTCGAAGCCGCTATCGTCACCACGCTTCAGGCGATTTCCGGTGCGGGCTATCCCGGCGTCGCGTCGCTTGATATAACCGATAATGTGTTTCCATATATCGCCGGTGAAGAGCCTAAGGTCGAGACCGAGGCACAGAAACTGATCGGCACGTTCACAGGCATCGGCGTCCAAAAAGCCGATTTTACCATATCGGCGCAGTGTTTTCGTGTAAACGTGATCGACGGCCACACGGCGTCAGTTCGTGTAAAGCTCCGCGATGTGGGGACGCTGGAGGAGGTTGTCGCTTCAATGAGGGAATTCAGGTCATTGAGGCTGCATTCATCACCGGCGAATTTCATGGAGGTGACCGACGAACCGACACGTCCGCAGCCTCGCCTCGACCGCGATGCGGGCAGGGGAATGACGATCACGGTCGGCCGCGTGTTCCCGGACAATGTTTTTGATTACCGGTTCATAGCCCTCAGCCACAATACGGTACGCGGAGCGGCAGGTTCGGCTATTTTGAACGCCGAGCTTTTGATCGACCGCGGCGTCATATGA
- a CDS encoding AI-2E family transporter, whose translation MSEKSPDERLFLRRVSTGVAIFVATLLFLAFIYFVSDVLLLIFAAALVAIFLSGLAELIKPYINVADGWRVLILTALLLGSIAAGVAMLAPSVAEQGKLLRTKIPESAQKASEFLSQYSWGRTIIDNILHPDDLLNSINVSVADVVSNVSGYFSSTVGVIGNIAIIALLGLYFASEPRLYSDGIVKLFPIRRRERAAEVVHATYETLRWWLIGKFASMLFIGILTWIGLSILSVPLALTLGLIAGLLSFIPNFGPIISAIPAFLLAFIDSPISALYVLALYVGIQVVESNIVTPLIERETVELPPALTVVFQIVLGGSTGGLGLILATPLLAMIVVLVKKVYIEDILGDTPELVAAEAD comes from the coding sequence ATGTCTGAGAAATCACCAGATGAAAGACTGTTTTTGCGGCGAGTTTCAACAGGCGTCGCAATATTTGTTGCGACGCTTCTTTTTCTTGCGTTCATCTACTTCGTTTCGGACGTACTCTTGCTGATCTTTGCAGCGGCGCTCGTCGCGATCTTTTTAAGCGGCCTTGCTGAGCTGATTAAGCCGTATATCAATGTCGCTGATGGATGGCGGGTATTGATCTTGACGGCCCTGCTTTTGGGATCGATCGCAGCCGGCGTTGCTATGCTAGCGCCAAGCGTTGCTGAACAGGGAAAGCTGCTGCGGACGAAAATACCGGAATCGGCCCAAAAAGCGAGCGAATTTCTGTCGCAGTATTCTTGGGGCCGGACTATCATCGACAATATTCTGCATCCGGACGATCTGCTCAATTCGATAAATGTGTCTGTTGCGGACGTCGTCTCGAACGTAAGCGGCTATTTTTCTTCGACTGTCGGTGTGATCGGCAATATCGCGATCATCGCCCTGTTGGGGCTCTATTTTGCAAGCGAGCCGCGGCTTTACTCTGACGGGATCGTCAAACTGTTTCCGATCCGTCGCCGCGAGCGGGCAGCTGAGGTCGTTCACGCGACCTATGAAACTCTTCGATGGTGGCTGATCGGCAAATTTGCGTCGATGCTGTTCATCGGGATACTGACGTGGATCGGCCTATCGATACTCAGTGTGCCGCTTGCTCTTACGCTCGGTTTGATCGCAGGTTTGCTGTCTTTCATTCCAAATTTTGGGCCGATAATTTCTGCGATACCGGCATTTCTCTTGGCGTTCATTGATTCACCGATCAGTGCGTTGTATGTGTTGGCATTATATGTTGGAATTCAGGTCGTAGAATCGAACATCGTCACGCCGCTGATAGAACGCGAGACCGTCGAACTGCCGCCCGCTCTGACAGTCGTTTTCCAGATCGTCCTGGGCGGTTCGACCGGCGGATTGGGATTGATACTTGCAACGCCGCTGCTCGCGATGATCGTCGTGCTGGTGAAAAAGGTCTATATCGAAGACATTCTCGGCGACACGCCCGAGTTGGTCGCGGCCGAGGCTGATTAA
- a CDS encoding adenylosuccinate lyase: MIERYTLPEMGAVWSLENKFQKWLDVEAAVCEVHAEDGTIPQDALAEIKTKAAFTVERIAEIEKTTDHDVIAFTTNLAENIGPASRFVHYGLTSSDVVDTANALLLKESCDILLAKVDALMEVLKRRAFEFKDTPQIGRTHGIHAEPTSFGLTWALWFEDMKANRSRLVAARSAVSKGKISGAVGAFAHLSPDVERRVCEKLGIEAAKASTQVIQRESYAEYMCTLAIIASSLEKIALQVRHWQRTEVREAQEAFKKGQKGSSAMPHKRNPILSERICGMARTVRANAIVGLENVALWHERDISHSSAERIVLPDSSATLDYLLAKTTSLLDTLVVYPENMLANLNLTRGLVFSGQLMLALTQKGVTREDAYVYTQRNAMKVWDEGGDYKELVMKDADISGHLSAEEIARVFDLKHYLRNVDRVFERVFSC; the protein is encoded by the coding sequence ATGATCGAAAGATATACATTGCCCGAGATGGGTGCGGTTTGGTCGCTGGAGAATAAGTTTCAGAAGTGGCTGGACGTGGAGGCCGCGGTGTGCGAGGTGCATGCTGAGGACGGGACGATACCGCAGGACGCTTTGGCGGAGATCAAGACGAAGGCGGCGTTCACGGTCGAGCGAATTGCCGAGATCGAGAAGACGACCGACCACGATGTGATCGCTTTTACGACGAATCTGGCTGAGAACATCGGGCCGGCATCGCGGTTTGTGCATTACGGGCTGACGTCGAGCGACGTTGTGGACACGGCAAATGCGCTGCTGCTGAAAGAATCGTGCGACATTCTGCTCGCGAAGGTCGATGCGCTGATGGAAGTGTTGAAACGGCGGGCGTTCGAGTTTAAGGACACGCCGCAGATCGGGCGTACGCATGGAATTCACGCCGAGCCGACGTCGTTCGGGCTAACGTGGGCGTTGTGGTTCGAGGACATGAAAGCGAACCGTTCGCGGCTCGTCGCGGCACGGTCTGCGGTCTCGAAAGGCAAGATCTCAGGCGCCGTCGGTGCGTTCGCCCATTTGTCGCCGGACGTTGAACGACGTGTTTGCGAAAAGCTAGGCATCGAGGCGGCGAAGGCTTCGACGCAGGTCATTCAACGCGAGAGTTACGCCGAATATATGTGCACGCTCGCGATCATCGCTTCGAGTCTGGAGAAGATCGCGCTACAAGTGCGTCATTGGCAGCGGACCGAAGTGAGGGAAGCTCAAGAGGCGTTCAAGAAGGGACAGAAGGGCTCGTCGGCGATGCCGCACAAGCGAAATCCGATACTGTCGGAGCGTATCTGCGGGATGGCGAGGACCGTTCGTGCGAACGCGATCGTCGGGCTGGAGAACGTCGCTTTGTGGCACGAACGCGACATTTCGCATTCGTCGGCAGAGCGAATTGTGCTGCCGGACTCAAGCGCGACGCTCGATTATCTTCTTGCAAAAACGACGTCCCTGCTGGATACGCTGGTCGTTTATCCTGAGAATATGCTCGCGAATCTGAACCTGACGCGCGGGCTGGTGTTCAGCGGACAGTTGATGCTTGCACTTACGCAAAAAGGCGTGACTCGCGAAGACGCCTATGTTTACACTCAGCGAAACGCAATGAAGGTCTGGGACGAAGGCGGTGATTACAAGGAACTTGTAATGAAAGACGCGGACATCTCTGGTCACCTTTCGGCTGAAGAGATCGCCCGCGTCTTTGACCTAAAACACTATCTGCGAAATGTAGATAGAGTGTTTGAAAGAGTATTTAGCTGTTAG
- the purS gene encoding phosphoribosylformylglycinamidine synthase subunit PurS, whose protein sequence is MKALVYVTLKSGVLDPQGKAIHHSAESLGFEGITDIRQGKYFEIEIDPAVDAASAEAEATRLASEILSNPVIEDYRVEIVK, encoded by the coding sequence ATGAAAGCCTTAGTATACGTAACACTCAAATCCGGCGTGCTTGACCCTCAAGGGAAGGCGATCCACCATTCTGCCGAAAGCCTCGGTTTCGAAGGAATAACTGACATTCGTCAAGGGAAGTACTTTGAGATCGAGATCGATCCGGCCGTAGATGCAGCTTCTGCCGAGGCAGAGGCAACGCGGCTGGCTTCAGAGATATTGTCAAATCCGGTGATCGAAGACTACCGAGTGGAGATCGTGAAATGA
- the purQ gene encoding phosphoribosylformylglycinamidine synthase subunit PurQ, which yields MKFGVVVFPGSNCDHDAYHVISKHVGQPVDFIWHKETDLSGFDAVIIPGGFSYGDYLRAGALARFSPVMGSVKEFAASGKFVFGICNGFQILCEAGLLPGVLMRNSGLHFICRHVDLRVENSNTPFTNLVDSDRVLSIPVAHAEGNYTCDDATFNELEENGQIVFRYCTPEGEVTDEANPNGARSNIAGICNRERNVLGMMPHPERACEELLGSNDGRDIFRSLANTIGKMSL from the coding sequence ATGAAATTCGGTGTAGTGGTCTTTCCCGGATCGAACTGCGATCACGATGCTTATCATGTGATATCAAAGCATGTCGGCCAACCTGTCGATTTCATCTGGCACAAAGAGACCGACCTGAGCGGCTTTGACGCTGTGATAATTCCCGGCGGTTTTTCTTACGGAGATTATCTGCGTGCCGGAGCACTTGCGAGGTTCTCACCCGTGATGGGGTCCGTCAAGGAGTTTGCCGCGTCAGGGAAGTTCGTCTTCGGCATCTGCAACGGTTTTCAGATATTGTGCGAGGCGGGGCTGCTGCCGGGCGTTCTGATGCGAAACAGCGGGCTGCATTTCATCTGCCGCCATGTAGATCTGCGTGTCGAAAATTCGAACACGCCTTTTACGAACCTGGTTGACAGCGATCGTGTGCTGTCGATCCCTGTCGCTCATGCGGAAGGGAATTACACTTGTGACGACGCAACATTTAACGAGCTAGAGGAGAACGGCCAGATCGTGTTCCGATATTGCACTCCCGAAGGCGAGGTTACTGATGAAGCGAATCCGAACGGTGCTCGTTCGAACATTGCCGGCATCTGCAATCGTGAAAGGAATGTATTGGGAATGATGCCGCACCCTGAGCGGGCGTGTGAAGAGCTGCTCGGTTCGAACGATGGCCGCGATATCTTCCGCTCTCTCGCGAATACGATCGGCAAAATGTCGCTGTAA
- a CDS encoding DedA family protein, with protein sequence MEHPVFEIIAQYGIYAVFVLCTVEGDITLLISGVLAHSGFFGDYSLLKVMIFGTAGGVTGDSIGYLIGRIFHQNAKHYRFYQVAQPRVEKLMSKFGGSAIIISKYIYGIRMAVCLSYGVARMPFIRFLMLSTISCFLWVLLLAGTGYFFSGAITSIIGDFHQIGIALFFIVIIGIAAFYVLERYWLSERVEDANPETLHKIEETIIAVEEAAQEKFHDLSEKLHLTREPSIDETEETPLPQPADLKSTESRSAQKSN encoded by the coding sequence ATGGAACATCCGGTTTTCGAGATCATCGCTCAATACGGCATATATGCCGTATTTGTGCTTTGCACGGTCGAAGGCGACATCACGCTGCTCATCTCGGGTGTTCTAGCTCATTCGGGCTTTTTCGGCGATTACAGCCTGCTCAAGGTAATGATATTCGGCACGGCCGGCGGCGTGACAGGCGATTCGATCGGTTACCTGATCGGCCGGATATTTCACCAGAACGCAAAACATTACCGTTTCTATCAGGTCGCTCAACCACGTGTTGAGAAACTGATGTCGAAATTCGGCGGCTCTGCCATCATCATTTCCAAGTATATCTATGGGATACGGATGGCGGTTTGCCTTTCCTATGGTGTTGCGAGAATGCCTTTTATCCGCTTCCTGATGCTCAGCACCATAAGCTGTTTTCTCTGGGTGCTGCTGCTCGCCGGAACCGGATATTTCTTTAGCGGGGCCATCACGTCGATCATCGGTGATTTTCATCAGATCGGCATTGCCCTCTTCTTCATCGTCATCATAGGCATAGCTGCGTTCTATGTACTCGAGAGGTATTGGCTGTCTGAACGCGTCGAAGACGCCAATCCTGAGACGCTGCATAAGATCGAAGAGACCATCATCGCCGTAGAAGAGGCCGCACAGGAAAAATTCCACGACCTCAGCGAAAAGCTGCACCTTACCCGCGAGCCCAGTATAGATGAGACAGAGGAAACGCCGCTTCCGCAGCCGGCCGACCTAAAAAGCACCGAATCCAGATCTGCACAAAAATCTAACTAG